CGTGCGGGTGGTGGCCCGCAGCAGTTGCGGCAAGGTGAGCGCTGACGACGCGCCGCTGCTGTCGGTCTGGGAGCAGGCGCACACCATGCTCTCCGCCTCTCTGCTCACATCGAGCACCCGCGGCTACACCACCAGCATGCTACGCGTCCATCGGATTCTCGATCCGGGTGGCCGCATTCTCGATCAGAACCTGCAGGTGGAAAGCGGCAACTTCACCGCCCCCTGGGCGTCGCAGCCCATCGCCACGCTGCGCACGAAGGGCTACGTCTGGGCGGATCGCGAGAATCAGCTCACGTACAATGCCCCGGGCATCGACGCGCTGGTCTCGCCTTTCTTTCTCGACGACCACTGCTTCCGGCTCGTGGCCGGCAAGCAGCCGTCGGAAATCGGTGTGGCCTTCGAGCCCGTTCCGGAGCGCATGCGACTCACCGAGCTGCGCGGCACGTTCTGGGTGGATCGCGCGTCGGCCGAATTGCGGCGCCTCGAGTTCCAGTACACCAATGCCGAGAGCATGGGGAGGACCACCACCGCCGCGGCCGCCGTGCAGGAGATGAAGGACGATCCCCTCGCGGGTGGGGGCGCGATGCGGTTCGTCCGATTGCCTGGCGGGGCCGTGCTCATCGAGCGCTGGGAACTGCGCATGCCCGTGATGACGCGCGAGACGTTTGCCGGCCGTACCCGCACGCGCCTCGATTTCACCGAAACCAGCGGCGGCATGTTGCTGGCCATCCGGCGCGGGCGCGACACGCTGTTCGTGCAACCGCGGGTGGCGGTCCGTGGCATCGCCCAGGACTCGGCCAGTGGTCGCGCGCTCGGCAATGCCCGGGTGCGGCTGCTGGGTACGGGCTATGAGGCCGAAGCCGGGCGCGATGGCCGGTTCGTGCTGCCCGATGTGCTGCCGGGCGCGTACACGCTGGCCGTGAGCACCGCGCAACACGATTCGCTGGGGCTGGCGAGCGGTGAGGCGGTGGTGGTGCGCGATTCCATGCCGGCACTCACGGTGCGCGTGCCGTCGGCGTATCAACTGGCGAACGTGTTGTGCGGCGGGACGTTTGCCGCGGTCTCACGGGGGGCGCGCGCCACGCGCGGCGCCTTGTTCGGTCGGGTCACGGCCACGGATGATACCGTGGGGCTGGCCGGCGTCCCTGTGGTCGCCGACTGGACCGACACCGTACCCGATGTGCGACCCGATGCCCGAACGGACGTCCGCGGTGGGCGTCCGGTGGAAGCGAAACGACTCGCGACGACCACCGATGCAACGGGGCGCTACCGGTTGTGCGGTGTGCCGTTCGATGTGGCGCTCGCGGTCCGGGTGTTGTCACCCGACGGCCATGTGCTGGCCACGCCTGCGCAGGTCACCCGCGCGCATCAGTTGGCGGCGGTGCCGTTGCTGGTGGACCGTTCGCGCCCGGCCACGGGCATGCTGGTGGGCACGGTCGTATCGGCCGCGACGGGACGCCCCGTGCCCGATGCGGAAGTGATCATTGTCGGCACCGATCGCCTGGCGCGCACCGATACCGCCGGCGCTTTCCGCCTCGACGGGATTCCGGTGGGCACGCGGGAGCTGAGTGTGCGCCGCCTGGGCTTCGCGGTGACCAGTGCCTCGTTGACCTTTGCGGCGAACGATGTGGAGGAACGCCGCGTGGTGCTGAACGCCCTCACCACACTCGAATCGGTCGATGTCAACGCGGACCGGGTGCCCATGCGATTGACGGAGTTCGAAGAGAATCGACGCGTCGGTCTGGGTCACTTCTTCGATCGCACGCAATTGGCGAGGATGGACGCCTTCCCCCTCAGCTCTGCACTCACGACAACGTCCGGACTCACCCTGGCGGGCGGTCGGTTCCCGCTGTCGTCGCGCACGCCCCCCTCGCTGAGCGCTTCGGCGGCAGACTGCCTCCCGCCCGGTGTGCAGCATGGCAGCAACGTCTACAACCCCTCCACGGCGGAGCGGAACAGGGGCGTCGCCTGCGCCTGCTATCCGCATGTGTATCTCGACGGCCGACTGGTGAACCCCGGGCAGCCTGCGGAGCCGTTCGATCTCCAGCGCGTTCAGACACGAGAGATCGAAGCCGTGGAGTGGTATGCTTCCCCATCGCAGCTACCGGTGCAGTTCGCGCGCCTCAATTCGACGTGTGGCGTACTGGTGCTGCATTCGCGGCAGAGCGGTGACGGGGACACGCGGGCGGCCGACGGCGCCTGGACCAGCGGCCCCTGACACATTCAGTCTTCACGCTCTGTTCGCGGCATACCCGAAGCGGGACTCGAACCCGCACGACCTTGCGGTCAGGGGATTTTAAGTCCCCCGCGTCTACCGATTTCGCCATCCGGGTGCAGCGGACCGCCGCCGGTCCCCGCTGGGGGGAATTCTAAGGGGCATCGGGGACTTCGCCTACGACTGCCCGCCACCGAAATCACGGATGCCACGCCGGAATTGGCGATGCCCGGGTATCTCAGAAATTGACTATCCTGAGTATCTTGGTGCCCATGTCCGATGTCGTGGCCCTCGCCTCCCAGATGCTCTCCATCGACTCCACCACCGGTCGCGAACGCGACGTGGTGGAGTTCACCGCGGCCTGGCTCGTCGAGCGCGGGTGGAACGTCACCCTGCAGGAAGTCGAGCCGGGACGTTCCAATGTCTGGGCGTCCCGTCGGGGTGGCGGTGTCACGTTGTCCACGCATCTCGATACGGTGCCGCCCTTCGTGGCGCCCCGCCTCGAAGGCCAGCGTCTCTATGGCCGCGGCGCCTGTGACGCCAAGGGCATCGCCGCCGCCATGATGATCGCGGCGCAGCGTCTGGCCGACGCCGGTGAGGAGCGGGTCGATCTGCTCTTCGTGGTCGGTGAGGAGAAGGGGTCGCCCGGTGCGCGCGCGGCCAATCGGTTGGAGGCCACCAGCCGCTGGCTGGTGAACGGTGAACCCACCGAGAGCAAACTGGCGTCGGGCGGGAAGGGCGCCCAGCGGGTCATCGTGCGCGTGCGGGGACGCGAAGCGCACTCGGCGTATGCCCATCTGGGCAGCAGCGCGCTCGAGCCCTTGCTCGATCTGCTGCCAAAGCTGCGCGATCTGCCGCTGCCGATCGATCCTGTGCTCGGCGCCACCACCTGCAACATCGGTGTGCTGCGTGCCGGTACCGAAGCCAACATCGTGCCCGGCCTCGCCGAAGCCGAGATCATGATCCGCCTCGTGGGTGATGTGCAACCGGTCCGACAGGCGTTTGCCGAATGGGCCGGCACCCGGGCGGAACTCGTCTGGGGCTCGCACATTCCCGCGCAGCATTTCCACGTCATCAACGGGTTCGAGGTGGAGCCCGTTGCCTACACGAGCGACATCCCCCTGCTCGATCGCTGGGGGACGCCGCTGCTCTTTGGGCCCGGTTCCATTCACGTGGCCCATACGCCCCTCGAATACATCGATGTGGCGGAACTCGACGCGTCGGTCGACGCGTACGTCAGAATCGTTCGCACACTGCTCGCATGACATCCTCCTCCACTCGCTGGCCGGTTGCCGTTCTCGGTGCGACCGGCGCCGTCGGTCAGGCGTTCATCCGCCTGCTCGAAGGCCATCCCTGGTTCGATCTCGTCGAAGTCGCTGCCTCCGAGCGCAGCGCGGGCAAATCGTATCGGGACGCGGCGAAATGGCTGGAAGGTGTGCTGCCCGCCGCGGTGGCGGACCTCACGGTGAAGACGTGTTCGCCCGACGAGATCTCCGCGCCCATCGTGTTCTCCGCGCTCGACTCGGGTGTTGCCGGTGAGGTGGAGGCCGCCTTCGCGCGCGCCGGCCGTCTCGTGCTGTCGAACGCCAAGAACTACCGCATGGCGGACGACGTGCCGCTCGTGATCCCCGAGGTGAACGGCGATCATCTCGCGCTGCTCGCGCATCAGCGTGCGGTGCGCGGCTGGAGCGGTGGCATCGTCACCAACGCCAACTGTGCCACCACGGTGATCGCCGCGGCCCTCGCGCCGCTGCATCAGGCGTTCGGCGTGACCAAGGTGTTCGCCACCACCATGCAGGCCGTCTCCGGTGCCGGTTATCCCGGTGTCGCGTCGCTCGACATCCTGGGCAACGTCATCCCCTACATCGGGGACGAAGAGCCCAAGATCGAAACGGAACTCGTGAAGCTGCTCGGCACGTTCGACGGCACGAGCATCCGTCATGCCGACATCGTCACCAGCGCCCACGCCAACCGGGTGCCCGTCGAGCATGGGCATACCGTGTGCCTGTCCGTGGCGTTCGAGCGCAAGCCTACGCCCGAGCAGGCGCTCGAGGTGTTGCGCAACTGGACCGGACATGACGCGGTGAAGGGATTGCCCTCGGCGCCCGAACCGGCCCTCATCATCCGCGACGAGAACGACCGGCCGCAGCCGCGTCGTGACGCCGGTCGTGGCAATGGCATGGCCACCACCATCGGTCGCGTGCGCACCGATCATCTCTTCGATCTCCGCCTCGTGGCGATGTCGCACAATGTCGTGCGTGGCGCCGCCGGTGGGTCGATCCTCAACGCCGAATTGCTCGCCGCCACCGGGCAACTGTCGGGGCTCGGTGCGCTGTGATCGTCTGCAAGTTCGGAGGGACCTCGGTCGCTGACGCGGCCGCCATTCGTCGCGTCGTCGAAATCGTCACCAGCAAGCAGGCCGATCAGCCGATCGTCGTGGTGTCTGCACTGGGCGGCGCCACGAATCAGCTGCTCGATCTGGCGCACAAGGCCGCGGCCGGTGAACTGCTGGCCGCGCTGCAGATCGTCGAACAGCTCCGTGATCGCCATCTCCGCGAAACGCAGGCGCTGCTCGACGATTCCGCCGAGGCGGCCGATCTCGCCGTCGATATCGGCGCGGCGTTCGATGAACTCGCCCATCTGGCCGAAGCGTTCCGCACGCTCGGGTATCTCACGCCGCGTTCACTCGATACGGTGGCGGCGCTGGGTGAGTTGCTGTCGTCGCAGATCGTGGCCGCGGCATTCAGGAACGCCGGCTTTCCCGGTGTGTACGTGGACGCGCGCGACGTCATGCGCACGAACGATTATTTCACGCGCGCCGAACCCGATTTCGACGGCATCGCATTGGCCGCGCAGGAACGGCTCGTGCCGCTGGTGCAGCAGGGCAGGATCCCCGTCATGGGCGGTTTTGTCGGTTCGGCGCCGGGACGGGTCACCACCACACTCGGTCGCGGTGGTTCGGACTATTCCGCCTCGCTCATCGGCGCGGCCATCGACGCGTCCGCCATCGAGATCTGGACCGATGTGGATGGCATGCTCACCGCCGATCCGCGCGTGATTCCCGCGGCGCGCCTCATCGAACACATCGGCTTCGAAGAAGCGGCCGAACTCGCCGCGTTCGGAGCCAAGGTGCTGCATCCGTCCACGATCGCACCGGCCGTGCAACGTGGCATTCCGGTGTACGTGTTCAACTCGCGCAATCCCGAAGGCAAGGGCACGATGATCGCGTCCGCCGCCCCGCGGTTGCCGGTGCGGGCCATCGCGGGCAAGCGCAACGCCACCCTGGTCAAACTGCGGTCGTCGCGCATGCTGCTCGCGCCGGGCTTTCTGCGGCGTGTCTTCGAGGTGTTCGAGAATCATCGCACGTCGGTGGACGTGGTGACCACGTCGGAAGTGTCGGTCTCCGTCACGCTCGACGACACCAACAATCTGGGCGCCATCATCCAGGATCTTGCCGCGTTCGGTGATGTGGCCGTGGAACGTCGGGCCGGTGTCGTGGCCATCGTGGGGGCGGGCATCGCCGACGGCAGTCGCGCCATCGCCGACGCCATCGCGGCCTTGGGACCCATTCCGGTGCACATGGCCTCGCTCAGCGCCACCGGTATCAACGTGACGCTCGTCATCGACGACGATCAGGTCGTGCCGGCCATGCAGCGGCTGCACGCGACCTTCTTCGAAGGCGCAGCATGACCACGCCCCGGGATGTGCTGCCCATCGCGCTCGTGGGGCTGGGTCGGATGGGACGCGCCATCGAGACCCTGGCGAGCGACCGCGGCTGTGAAGTGGTGGCCCGGCTCGGTCCGGACGAGATGGATTCGCTGTCCACGGCCGCGCTGAACGGTGCCCGGGTCGCCATCGAGTTCACACGACCGGAAGCCGCTCTCACCAACGCCAGGACCTTGCTCGCCCTGGGATGTCCCGTGGTGGTGGGCACCACCGGATGGACGAAACAGCTCGCCGAGCTCGAGGAGGCCGTACGCGTGAACGGCACGGCGGCGCTCTGGGCCCCCAACTTCTCGATCGGCGTGCAGCTCTTTCTCGATATCGCGGAGGAAGCCGCGCGGCGTCTGCGTGAGGTGAGCGGCTTCGATGCGCATGTGGTCGAAACGCACCACACGGCCAAGAAAGACGCGCCATCGGGTACGGCCATCGCCATCGCCGATCGCCTCGCTGCGGGACTCGGTCATCCGGTCCCCATCAGCAGTGTGCGTGTCGGCTCAGTGCCGGGCACACACGAGATCATTCTCGATGCCCCGTTCGAGCAGATCCGTCTCGTGCATGAAGCCCGCGACCGACGCGTCTTTGCCGACGGAGCGCTGACGGCGGCCCGGTGGCTGGCACAGCGGCATCAGCAGCAGCAGCAGGCACCGGCGCTCTACAGCATGCGCGATGTGTTGCGCACGCCCTCCTCTTCCTGAGTCTTTCTCCGAGCCTCTCCATGACGACTCTCCTGCGTGGGTGCGGCACCGCGCTCGTCACGCCTTTCACGCCGGATGGCGCACTCGACGAACCGGCGCTGCGCGCCCTCGTCGACTGGCAGATCGCGCAGGGGATGCACATGCTGATCCCTTGCGGTTCCACGGGTGAAGCCGTGACGCTCACCCCGGCCGAACACCTGCGGGTGGTGGAGATCACGGTGGAGCAGGTGAACGGGCGCGTTCCCGTGATTGCCGGCGCCGGCTCCAACGACACCCGGAAGG
The nucleotide sequence above comes from Gemmatimonas aurantiaca. Encoded proteins:
- a CDS encoding carboxypeptidase-like regulatory domain-containing protein; the protein is MRYLLWQRLERPTSAMGRWAWMTLLGLAGFSMSLHAQVVRGTVREATQRPVTGVLVTLLDSADTPLGRAFSDSAGEFRLLATRPGTLRLRAQRVGYRPTTTASFVVGAGATVMQTLVLDGARTQLDAVRVVARSSCGKVSADDAPLLSVWEQAHTMLSASLLTSSTRGYTTSMLRVHRILDPGGRILDQNLQVESGNFTAPWASQPIATLRTKGYVWADRENQLTYNAPGIDALVSPFFLDDHCFRLVAGKQPSEIGVAFEPVPERMRLTELRGTFWVDRASAELRRLEFQYTNAESMGRTTTAAAAVQEMKDDPLAGGGAMRFVRLPGGAVLIERWELRMPVMTRETFAGRTRTRLDFTETSGGMLLAIRRGRDTLFVQPRVAVRGIAQDSASGRALGNARVRLLGTGYEAEAGRDGRFVLPDVLPGAYTLAVSTAQHDSLGLASGEAVVVRDSMPALTVRVPSAYQLANVLCGGTFAAVSRGARATRGALFGRVTATDDTVGLAGVPVVADWTDTVPDVRPDARTDVRGGRPVEAKRLATTTDATGRYRLCGVPFDVALAVRVLSPDGHVLATPAQVTRAHQLAAVPLLVDRSRPATGMLVGTVVSAATGRPVPDAEVIIVGTDRLARTDTAGAFRLDGIPVGTRELSVRRLGFAVTSASLTFAANDVEERRVVLNALTTLESVDVNADRVPMRLTEFEENRRVGLGHFFDRTQLARMDAFPLSSALTTTSGLTLAGGRFPLSSRTPPSLSASAADCLPPGVQHGSNVYNPSTAERNRGVACACYPHVYLDGRLVNPGQPAEPFDLQRVQTREIEAVEWYASPSQLPVQFARLNSTCGVLVLHSRQSGDGDTRAADGAWTSGP
- a CDS encoding M20/M25/M40 family metallo-hydrolase, whose protein sequence is MSDVVALASQMLSIDSTTGRERDVVEFTAAWLVERGWNVTLQEVEPGRSNVWASRRGGGVTLSTHLDTVPPFVAPRLEGQRLYGRGACDAKGIAAAMMIAAQRLADAGEERVDLLFVVGEEKGSPGARAANRLEATSRWLVNGEPTESKLASGGKGAQRVIVRVRGREAHSAYAHLGSSALEPLLDLLPKLRDLPLPIDPVLGATTCNIGVLRAGTEANIVPGLAEAEIMIRLVGDVQPVRQAFAEWAGTRAELVWGSHIPAQHFHVINGFEVEPVAYTSDIPLLDRWGTPLLFGPGSIHVAHTPLEYIDVAELDASVDAYVRIVRTLLA
- the dapB gene encoding 4-hydroxy-tetrahydrodipicolinate reductase, with product MTTPRDVLPIALVGLGRMGRAIETLASDRGCEVVARLGPDEMDSLSTAALNGARVAIEFTRPEAALTNARTLLALGCPVVVGTTGWTKQLAELEEAVRVNGTAALWAPNFSIGVQLFLDIAEEAARRLREVSGFDAHVVETHHTAKKDAPSGTAIAIADRLAAGLGHPVPISSVRVGSVPGTHEIILDAPFEQIRLVHEARDRRVFADGALTAARWLAQRHQQQQQAPALYSMRDVLRTPSSS
- the lysC gene encoding lysine-sensitive aspartokinase 3: MIVCKFGGTSVADAAAIRRVVEIVTSKQADQPIVVVSALGGATNQLLDLAHKAAAGELLAALQIVEQLRDRHLRETQALLDDSAEAADLAVDIGAAFDELAHLAEAFRTLGYLTPRSLDTVAALGELLSSQIVAAAFRNAGFPGVYVDARDVMRTNDYFTRAEPDFDGIALAAQERLVPLVQQGRIPVMGGFVGSAPGRVTTTLGRGGSDYSASLIGAAIDASAIEIWTDVDGMLTADPRVIPAARLIEHIGFEEAAELAAFGAKVLHPSTIAPAVQRGIPVYVFNSRNPEGKGTMIASAAPRLPVRAIAGKRNATLVKLRSSRMLLAPGFLRRVFEVFENHRTSVDVVTTSEVSVSVTLDDTNNLGAIIQDLAAFGDVAVERRAGVVAIVGAGIADGSRAIADAIAALGPIPVHMASLSATGINVTLVIDDDQVVPAMQRLHATFFEGAA
- the asd gene encoding aspartate-semialdehyde dehydrogenase, with translation MTSSSTRWPVAVLGATGAVGQAFIRLLEGHPWFDLVEVAASERSAGKSYRDAAKWLEGVLPAAVADLTVKTCSPDEISAPIVFSALDSGVAGEVEAAFARAGRLVLSNAKNYRMADDVPLVIPEVNGDHLALLAHQRAVRGWSGGIVTNANCATTVIAAALAPLHQAFGVTKVFATTMQAVSGAGYPGVASLDILGNVIPYIGDEEPKIETELVKLLGTFDGTSIRHADIVTSAHANRVPVEHGHTVCLSVAFERKPTPEQALEVLRNWTGHDAVKGLPSAPEPALIIRDENDRPQPRRDAGRGNGMATTIGRVRTDHLFDLRLVAMSHNVVRGAAGGSILNAELLAATGQLSGLGAL